One part of the Dyadobacter sp. 676 genome encodes these proteins:
- a CDS encoding M14 family zinc carboxypeptidase has product MKFVTLLLVICTAMLAIPARAAEPENSSADTVATPKIFINTGFENASPMNWRIDSAGRVIGSMVYDHERFSPNRAVNHYHFRVEAAVGTEVTLILENFDNIWNGMLASDLSEKSRYVVSFDNRKWESRSVVPLPGRRVFIKFKMEAPHAYIASVEPYRISDLDRMLAKIRQSKNASVTTIGKTAEGRSLEIVRIGNENAPKRLFLRARAHAFEAGGNWTVEGLVQKLLSNDEDARRYLKTYCVYILPMANKDGVARGKTRFNANGYDLNRKWDKPADSLIAPENYYLEQWLHRMIRANKKPDLALDIHNDAGGNLHVSRPEGDISAYLSSMEKLEMLLRKHTWFTEGSTKPSFRNPGTLGEGFMARFGIHAAVYELNYEWIAGLKKAPLAADWISLGNNLGEVFYNYFK; this is encoded by the coding sequence ATGAAATTCGTAACATTGCTACTGGTCATCTGCACGGCCATGCTGGCTATTCCGGCCCGGGCTGCGGAACCAGAAAATTCCTCGGCCGATACGGTCGCTACGCCCAAGATTTTTATCAACACGGGCTTCGAGAATGCGTCGCCGATGAACTGGCGCATCGACTCGGCGGGCCGGGTGATCGGCTCCATGGTGTACGACCACGAACGTTTTTCGCCGAATCGCGCGGTGAACCATTACCATTTCAGGGTAGAAGCCGCCGTGGGTACGGAGGTGACCCTGATCCTCGAAAATTTTGACAACATCTGGAACGGCATGTTGGCGAGCGATCTTTCGGAAAAGTCGCGGTACGTGGTTTCTTTCGACAACAGGAAATGGGAGAGCCGGTCGGTGGTGCCGCTGCCGGGGCGCCGTGTTTTCATTAAATTCAAAATGGAAGCCCCCCACGCCTACATTGCCAGCGTGGAGCCTTACCGGATCAGCGACCTCGATAGAATGCTGGCGAAGATCAGGCAGAGCAAAAACGCCAGCGTAACCACCATCGGCAAAACAGCCGAAGGCCGGTCGCTGGAAATCGTACGCATCGGCAACGAAAATGCTCCCAAACGGCTTTTCCTGCGCGCCCGCGCCCATGCGTTCGAGGCAGGAGGAAACTGGACCGTCGAAGGGCTGGTGCAAAAACTACTCAGCAACGACGAGGACGCCAGGCGGTACCTGAAAACTTATTGCGTGTATATCCTTCCCATGGCCAACAAGGACGGTGTGGCGCGCGGTAAAACACGTTTCAATGCAAATGGCTACGATCTGAACCGCAAATGGGACAAACCCGCCGACTCGCTCATCGCGCCGGAGAATTATTACCTCGAACAATGGCTGCACCGGATGATCAGAGCGAATAAAAAGCCCGACCTGGCCCTGGACATTCACAACGACGCCGGCGGCAACCTGCACGTGAGCCGGCCGGAAGGCGATATCAGCGCTTACCTGTCGAGCATGGAAAAGCTGGAAATGCTTTTGCGCAAACATACCTGGTTTACCGAAGGCTCCACCAAGCCCAGTTTTCGCAATCCCGGCACGCTGGGAGAGGGTTTTATGGCACGATTCGGGATTCACGCAGCGGTATATGAACTGAATTACGAATGGATCGCCGGGTTAAAGAAAGCCCCTCTGGCGGCCGACTGGATTTCGCTGGGGAACAATCTCGGCGAAGTGTTTTACAATTACTTTAAATAG
- a CDS encoding phosphatase PAP2 family protein: MRLLIFLLIPVLSFARPQVPADSLPVRKPLTLRQFYAPASLIVGGLIANGHSEESIKNELAESRNRHIPRFRTHIDDYVQFSPLVVAYGLDAFGIKSKTDVFNRTAILVKGEAMALTTATILKSATHTLRPDGSSYNSFPSGHTTQVFAAATFLNEEYKDRYPWMPYASYTIASSVGLLRVANNRHYISDVLVGAGIGYLSMKVAYWTHRYKWGNKHPASGQLLY, from the coding sequence ATGCGCCTCCTCATCTTCCTGCTAATCCCCGTATTATCTTTCGCCCGCCCACAAGTTCCTGCCGACAGCCTGCCGGTCCGCAAGCCGTTAACCCTACGGCAGTTTTACGCGCCTGCCTCGCTGATCGTCGGCGGACTGATCGCCAACGGGCATTCCGAAGAATCCATCAAGAACGAGCTTGCCGAAAGCAGGAACCGGCATATTCCCCGCTTCCGGACGCACATCGACGACTATGTGCAGTTCTCGCCATTGGTAGTCGCCTACGGCCTGGATGCATTCGGCATCAAATCTAAAACCGATGTATTCAACCGCACCGCGATCCTGGTCAAAGGCGAAGCCATGGCCCTGACCACCGCCACCATCCTCAAATCGGCAACCCATACCCTGCGCCCCGATGGCAGCTCGTATAACTCGTTCCCTTCCGGCCACACCACCCAGGTTTTTGCGGCGGCCACATTTCTGAATGAGGAATATAAAGACCGCTACCCCTGGATGCCGTATGCTTCGTACACGATAGCGTCGTCGGTGGGGCTGTTGCGGGTGGCCAACAACCGGCATTATATCAGCGATGTGCTCGTTGGGGCCGGGATCGGGTATTTGTCCATGAAAGTGGCCTACTGGACGCACCGGTATAAATGGGGCAATAAACATCCTGCATCGGGGCAACTTCTTTATTGA
- a CDS encoding TonB-dependent receptor: MAIKKILTLLCCFFAIPQLRAQVSKVTLSGQVVSIADGQPVPFVNIILKTEKDSAFVTGTITNELGRFSLPDVKSGNYRIECASLGFKASRKNVTVGTLSPFLDLGEFRMADDPRNLREVTIAGRQAEGVDDKLDRKTFEIGRNVSQSGGSVLQALKNLPGITVGEDGKVLLRGSDKVAILADGRQTALTGFGSQTSLDNIPASAIERIEIINNPSARYDANGNAGIINIIYKKEKQEGFNGKIGMAAGLGALRVRKENLPDIRPQYRNTLKLNPSLALNYKKRKVNVFFQGDYLHTPALNKNEFVDRYYDSGDTVRQQTKRNRNTNVVTAKTGADWTFDERNALSVSALFSSEKILDRGDEPFFNASLTRRSRLWQFLEDELKTTVTASASYQHKYAQPGHLLNIGLNYTFHRENEQYFFTNIMPDFTGKDAFKLLSDEHVFDLNADYLRPLRYGRLEGGIKLRRRFIPTDMQFFPGLNSPIDSLAGGWADYKETIPAVYGNYVFENRHFELEAGLRVEYIDLRYDVNPTHPTYHSDGYTYTKPFPNVRFAFKIDDRNKVSVFYNRRVDRPNEVDIRIFPKYDDAEIIKIGNPALKPQFTSSWEAGYKTGWNSGSLYAALYRKQINGTITRIGTIVPGSTLIYNVFQNAGKSYNAGGELVWQQELAPWLSVNMNGNIYKNTFNAFSVENLYPVKSIYSASKQTLMSGNAKIAVMVKRSKTEVQVVAVYQAPDIVPQGRTGHRFSIDAGAKRQLPKGELFVNATDLFGTLIIRKTVYGDGFHYKSSDYYETQLVRAGYSFKF; the protein is encoded by the coding sequence ATGGCCATCAAGAAAATCCTGACCTTGCTTTGTTGCTTTTTTGCCATTCCCCAGCTCAGGGCGCAGGTGAGTAAAGTGACGCTTTCGGGGCAGGTTGTTTCCATAGCTGACGGACAGCCGGTTCCGTTCGTCAATATCATTCTCAAAACCGAAAAAGACAGCGCGTTTGTGACAGGCACGATCACGAACGAGCTGGGGCGGTTCAGCCTGCCGGATGTGAAGAGCGGCAACTACCGCATCGAATGCGCTTCGCTGGGTTTCAAGGCGTCGCGGAAAAACGTCACCGTAGGTACGTTGAGCCCTTTCCTCGACCTGGGCGAGTTCAGGATGGCCGATGATCCCCGGAACTTGCGGGAAGTGACGATCGCCGGCCGGCAGGCGGAAGGCGTGGACGACAAGCTCGACCGAAAGACATTCGAGATCGGCCGTAATGTAAGCCAGAGCGGCGGGTCGGTCTTGCAGGCGCTGAAAAACCTGCCGGGCATCACGGTGGGAGAAGACGGCAAGGTACTCCTGCGCGGGAGCGACAAAGTGGCGATCCTGGCAGACGGCCGCCAGACGGCACTTACCGGCTTCGGCAGCCAGACGAGCCTGGACAACATCCCCGCCTCGGCCATCGAGCGCATCGAGATCATCAATAATCCCTCGGCCCGCTACGATGCGAACGGTAATGCAGGGATTATCAATATCATTTACAAAAAGGAAAAACAGGAAGGCTTTAACGGAAAAATCGGAATGGCGGCCGGACTGGGTGCTTTGCGGGTAAGGAAAGAAAACCTGCCCGATATCCGTCCGCAATACCGCAACACGCTCAAACTGAATCCCTCGCTGGCGCTTAACTATAAGAAACGGAAGGTCAATGTTTTCTTTCAGGGCGATTACCTGCACACGCCTGCGCTGAACAAAAACGAGTTTGTGGACCGGTATTACGACAGCGGGGATACCGTAAGGCAACAAACCAAACGAAACCGCAATACCAATGTCGTAACCGCCAAAACCGGGGCCGACTGGACTTTCGACGAACGCAATGCCCTGTCGGTATCGGCGCTGTTCAGCAGCGAAAAGATACTCGATCGCGGCGACGAGCCCTTTTTCAATGCCAGCCTGACCCGCAGGAGCCGGTTATGGCAGTTTCTGGAAGACGAACTAAAAACGACAGTCACCGCCAGCGCTTCCTACCAGCACAAATATGCGCAGCCGGGACATTTACTGAATATCGGTTTGAATTACACTTTCCACCGCGAAAACGAGCAGTATTTTTTCACCAACATCATGCCCGATTTCACCGGTAAGGACGCGTTCAAGCTGCTTTCCGACGAACATGTATTCGACCTGAACGCCGACTATTTGCGTCCATTGCGATACGGGCGGCTGGAAGGCGGCATAAAACTGCGCAGGCGTTTTATACCCACGGATATGCAGTTTTTCCCGGGCCTGAACTCCCCCATCGACAGCCTCGCGGGCGGTTGGGCGGATTACAAGGAGACCATTCCGGCAGTGTATGGCAACTACGTCTTCGAAAACAGGCATTTCGAGCTGGAAGCGGGGCTGCGGGTGGAGTATATCGATCTCCGTTACGATGTCAATCCGACCCATCCTACCTATCACAGCGATGGTTATACCTACACAAAACCCTTTCCGAACGTTCGTTTCGCATTCAAAATAGACGACCGTAACAAGGTTTCGGTGTTTTACAACCGGCGCGTCGACCGGCCTAATGAGGTGGATATCCGCATTTTTCCCAAGTACGACGACGCGGAAATCATCAAGATAGGGAACCCGGCGCTTAAACCGCAATTTACCAGTTCCTGGGAGGCCGGCTATAAAACCGGCTGGAACAGCGGCTCGCTTTACGCCGCATTATACCGCAAGCAAATCAATGGCACGATTACCCGGATCGGCACGATAGTTCCCGGCAGCACTTTGATTTACAACGTATTCCAGAATGCGGGCAAAAGTTACAATGCCGGTGGCGAGCTGGTATGGCAACAAGAACTCGCGCCGTGGCTGTCGGTGAATATGAATGGGAATATTTATAAAAATACATTCAATGCATTCTCAGTCGAGAATTTATACCCTGTAAAATCCATTTACAGCGCTTCGAAACAGACCTTGATGTCGGGTAACGCCAAAATTGCCGTAATGGTGAAACGTTCCAAAACCGAAGTGCAGGTCGTGGCCGTTTACCAGGCCCCCGATATCGTTCCGCAGGGCAGGACCGGCCACCGGTTTTCGATAGACGCCGGCGCCAAACGGCAACTGCCCAAAGGCGAGCTCTTTGTGAACGCGACAGACCTTTTCGGCACACTGATAATCCGGAAAACGGTGTACGGCGACGGCTTCCATTACAAGAGCAGCGACTATTACGAGACCCAGCTGGTCCGGGCCGGATACAGTTTCAAATTTTGA
- a CDS encoding HAMP domain-containing sensor histidine kinase, whose translation MKKLLDRSLRPLVVYAFVVLVVSIPVYFLIIDWIWENELDKHHYAIREKLEKRLTHLSLPDTAVDNMIAVLDKVQPGFSFSQAAAPRPDSLYTIIRFDSFMNDREQFRCLLTDIRVNNKLYRVLVETNMEEIDETILAIAAVTIFFSMLLLAGFIYLNRKTALRIWQPFYDTLSALHNFRLETGKPVPLPASDVTEFTDLNASLDALMQGSLASYRQQKEFTENASHELQTPLAIVKSRLDMLLQSQSLDAAQMRIVEQVYQAINRVSRINKNLLLLARIEHAQFEEKEHLALDRVFADVAAQFTDRFENNALHYTRDIGAFSVEANPVLVEILLTNLLVNAVRYTPAGGSIQVHLVEGMLTISNTGTAALQAGNLFRRFAQASGEHAGSGLGLAIAREICERYGWRIGYRFDGRMHHFSLYF comes from the coding sequence ATGAAAAAACTGCTCGATCGGAGCCTGCGGCCCCTGGTGGTTTATGCGTTCGTGGTATTGGTCGTCAGCATTCCGGTTTATTTCCTGATCATCGACTGGATCTGGGAAAACGAGCTGGACAAGCACCACTATGCCATCCGTGAGAAGCTGGAAAAACGCCTTACGCACCTGAGCCTGCCCGACACCGCCGTGGATAATATGATCGCCGTACTCGACAAGGTCCAGCCGGGCTTTTCTTTCAGCCAGGCCGCCGCTCCCCGCCCCGACAGCCTTTATACCATTATCCGGTTCGACAGTTTCATGAACGACCGGGAGCAGTTCCGCTGCCTGCTCACAGACATCCGGGTCAACAACAAGCTGTACCGTGTGCTGGTGGAAACGAATATGGAAGAGATCGACGAGACGATCCTGGCCATTGCCGCCGTGACGATCTTTTTCAGTATGCTGCTCCTCGCCGGTTTCATTTATCTCAACCGTAAAACCGCCCTGCGCATCTGGCAGCCGTTTTACGACACGCTAAGTGCCCTGCATAATTTCCGCCTGGAAACGGGCAAGCCTGTGCCGCTACCCGCCTCGGATGTGACCGAATTTACCGATCTGAATGCCAGTCTCGACGCTCTGATGCAGGGCAGCCTGGCGTCGTACCGCCAACAGAAGGAATTTACCGAAAACGCCTCCCATGAATTGCAGACGCCGCTGGCGATCGTCAAGTCCCGGCTGGATATGCTCCTGCAAAGCCAGTCGCTGGATGCGGCGCAAATGCGGATCGTCGAGCAGGTTTACCAGGCGATCAACCGCGTATCCCGGATCAACAAAAACCTGCTCCTGCTGGCACGCATCGAGCATGCGCAATTCGAAGAAAAAGAGCACCTGGCGCTCGACCGGGTGTTTGCGGACGTGGCCGCGCAGTTTACCGACCGGTTTGAAAACAATGCATTGCATTACACCAGAGACATCGGGGCTTTCTCAGTGGAGGCCAACCCGGTGCTTGTCGAGATTTTGCTGACCAATCTGCTCGTCAATGCGGTGCGCTATACGCCCGCAGGCGGCAGCATTCAGGTGCATTTAGTGGAAGGCATGCTGACAATTTCCAATACCGGCACGGCGGCATTACAGGCCGGGAACCTTTTCAGGAGGTTCGCGCAGGCGTCGGGCGAGCATGCGGGCAGCGGGCTCGGGCTCGCGATCGCACGCGAGATCTGCGAGCGTTACGGCTGGCGGATCGGCTACCGTTTCGATGGCCGAATGCACCATTTCTCCCTGTACTTCTGA
- a CDS encoding response regulator transcription factor — protein sequence MKILIVEDEPELSQSIGAYLSSQDYLCEYAGTWAQAREKVELYRYDCILLDLMLPGGDGMDILETLKKQGQQDGVIIISAKGDYEYKIKGLHAGADDYLAKPFHLPELAARIYSVIRRRNFDNNNSVVQNELRVDLLSKSVTVHGTAVVLTKKELDLLLFFIGNKNRVIAKSALAEHLSGDIADMFDNHDFVYAHVKNLKRKLSEAGYGNYLKTIYGTGYKWEG from the coding sequence ATGAAGATCCTGATCGTCGAGGACGAACCCGAATTATCGCAAAGCATTGGGGCCTATCTGTCCTCGCAGGATTACCTGTGCGAGTACGCAGGCACCTGGGCGCAGGCCCGGGAGAAAGTGGAATTGTACCGGTACGACTGTATTCTGCTGGATCTGATGCTTCCCGGCGGTGACGGCATGGATATTCTCGAAACCCTTAAAAAACAGGGACAGCAGGACGGCGTCATTATCATTTCGGCCAAAGGCGATTATGAATACAAAATCAAGGGGTTACATGCCGGAGCGGACGATTACCTGGCCAAGCCTTTTCATTTGCCGGAGCTCGCCGCCCGCATTTACTCGGTGATCCGAAGAAGGAACTTTGACAACAACAACAGCGTCGTACAAAACGAGTTAAGGGTAGATCTGCTGAGCAAATCGGTCACAGTCCATGGCACGGCGGTCGTCCTGACAAAAAAAGAGCTCGATCTTTTGCTCTTTTTTATCGGGAACAAAAACCGGGTAATCGCCAAAAGTGCGTTGGCGGAGCATTTGTCGGGCGACATTGCCGATATGTTCGACAACCATGACTTTGTGTACGCGCATGTCAAGAACCTGAAAAGGAAGCTGAGCGAAGCCGGTTACGGCAATTACCTGAAAACAATCTACGGAACGGGTTACAAATGGGAAGGATGA
- a CDS encoding sulfatase-like hydrolase/transferase — protein MTRPLILTALLVTISTLTRLALMIKAGKDVDYNFINLLGMFGVGLFYDLVNALYFVFPLMLFGSITPGRRAGKWGFKIAANALLFILVFLLLLNAVSEWIFWDEFNSRFNFIAVDYLVYTQEVIGNIRQSYPVEAIICTLVISAALLTLLASRLTNRFAFRVMRFGRRSAMLAVYFVLVAAAFALVDNKVRQFSGNIYVNELAGNGMYELFAAYRNNELDYNQFYLKSDERQASSTIRSLVETPESRFVDRKLFSIEREIVNPGRELHKNIVLISVESLSADFLGCFGNTQGITPFLDSLAARSLLFTNLYATGTRTVRGLEALSICTPPTPGQSIVRRPQNEDLFSMGSVLAGKGYQARFIYGGYGYFDNMGYFFGHNSYRVVDRTALSKKDIDYENIWGVADENLFELASREIGAATGSGKPVFAHIMTTSNHRPYTYPEGRIDIPSHTGREGAVKYTDFAIGQFIRHAQGQSWFRNTLFVIVADHCASSAGKTDLPVNRYKIPLLVYAPGFIRPGVMPRLMSQIDVGPTVLGLLNFSYRSKFFGYDIFKLQPGRERAFVSTYQSLGYIKNDSLIILKPQKVAATFTPDFKDGSARPTAPNKHLVEEAVAWYQAASFQFRNGLMKK, from the coding sequence TTGACGCGCCCCCTAATCCTGACAGCCCTGCTTGTAACCATCTCGACGCTAACGAGGCTTGCGTTGATGATCAAGGCGGGTAAAGATGTGGATTACAATTTCATCAACCTTCTCGGCATGTTCGGCGTCGGCTTGTTCTACGATCTGGTCAACGCGTTGTATTTTGTCTTTCCACTGATGTTATTCGGCTCGATTACACCTGGCAGGCGGGCCGGGAAATGGGGCTTCAAAATCGCTGCGAACGCATTACTTTTCATTCTGGTATTCCTGCTTCTGCTCAACGCGGTCTCCGAGTGGATATTCTGGGATGAGTTCAATTCCCGGTTCAATTTCATTGCGGTCGACTATCTGGTTTACACGCAGGAGGTCATCGGGAATATTCGCCAGTCGTACCCGGTTGAAGCCATTATCTGCACGCTGGTGATATCCGCGGCATTGCTGACCTTGCTCGCCTCCCGGCTAACCAACCGGTTCGCTTTCCGCGTGATGCGATTTGGCAGGCGGTCGGCGATGTTGGCCGTCTATTTTGTTCTGGTTGCAGCAGCTTTCGCATTGGTCGATAACAAGGTCAGGCAATTCAGCGGCAATATCTACGTCAACGAACTGGCCGGCAACGGGATGTACGAGCTATTTGCCGCCTATCGTAACAACGAGCTCGACTACAACCAATTTTACCTGAAGTCAGATGAGAGGCAAGCATCATCCACCATACGCTCGCTGGTAGAAACGCCCGAAAGCCGCTTTGTGGACCGCAAGCTCTTCTCCATCGAAAGGGAAATTGTCAACCCCGGCAGGGAACTGCACAAAAACATTGTCCTGATCAGCGTCGAAAGCCTTAGCGCCGATTTCCTGGGCTGCTTCGGGAATACGCAGGGAATTACGCCCTTCCTCGATTCCCTCGCGGCCAGGAGCCTTCTTTTTACCAATCTTTACGCCACCGGTACGCGAACGGTCCGCGGCCTGGAAGCATTGTCGATATGCACCCCGCCCACCCCCGGCCAATCCATTGTGAGGCGGCCGCAGAACGAGGATCTGTTCTCGATGGGAAGCGTGCTGGCGGGGAAAGGATACCAGGCCCGCTTCATCTACGGCGGCTACGGTTACTTCGACAATATGGGTTATTTCTTCGGCCACAACAGCTACCGCGTAGTCGACCGGACGGCGCTTTCGAAAAAGGATATCGATTACGAAAACATCTGGGGCGTAGCCGACGAAAACCTGTTTGAATTAGCCAGCAGGGAAATCGGCGCGGCGACGGGGAGCGGAAAGCCCGTTTTCGCGCACATCATGACAACTTCCAATCATCGTCCCTACACCTATCCCGAAGGCAGGATCGATATCCCTTCGCACACCGGGCGGGAAGGCGCGGTGAAATACACCGATTTTGCAATCGGCCAGTTTATCCGCCACGCACAGGGCCAGTCCTGGTTCCGAAATACTTTATTCGTCATCGTGGCCGACCATTGCGCATCCAGCGCGGGAAAAACCGACCTGCCCGTTAACCGCTACAAAATCCCGTTGCTCGTCTACGCTCCAGGTTTCATCCGGCCGGGCGTCATGCCCAGGCTCATGAGCCAGATTGATGTCGGGCCGACTGTCCTGGGGCTTCTCAATTTTTCGTACCGCAGCAAGTTTTTCGGATATGATATCTTCAAGCTGCAACCCGGCCGGGAACGCGCCTTCGTGAGCACTTACCAAAGCCTCGGATACATTAAAAATGATTCTCTGATCATACTGAAACCCCAGAAAGTTGCCGCCACATTCACTCCTGACTTCAAAGACGGCTCCGCCCGCCCGACCGCACCAAACAAACACCTGGTTGAAGAGGCGGTGGCCTGGTATCAGGCGGCAAGCTTCCAGTTCAGGAACGGCCTCATGAAAAAATAA
- a CDS encoding putative immunity protein, which produces MLLFVFDYPLKEFNRFRFAIHQAMILPKERDPRFITTRRGGTLTDSNHRLLALWAADCAEHVLHLFEQVNADDKRPREAIALTRAWVKGEITMKQAHKAAFAANAAGKGMPDAARFAALAAGQAVAVAHVAAHELGAAAYAIRAVGEAVGENAKELMAKECEWQRDQLPDDIRELVLDDQKLRNHLCWFVFAC; this is translated from the coding sequence GTGCTTTTATTTGTTTTCGATTATCCGTTAAAGGAATTCAATCGTTTCCGGTTTGCAATCCATCAGGCGATGATATTACCCAAAGAACGAGACCCAAGATTTATCACCACGAGACGTGGCGGAACATTAACAGATTCGAACCATCGTTTACTCGCGTTATGGGCGGCCGATTGTGCGGAACATGTGCTGCACCTGTTCGAGCAGGTGAATGCAGACGACAAGCGGCCAAGGGAAGCGATAGCGTTGACAAGGGCCTGGGTGAAAGGTGAAATAACGATGAAACAAGCTCACAAAGCCGCTTTCGCTGCGAATGCGGCCGGGAAAGGAATGCCCGATGCTGCCAGGTTTGCGGCGTTGGCAGCCGGACAGGCCGTGGCCGTGGCGCATGTGGCGGCACATGAGCTGGGGGCGGCGGCATATGCGATCAGGGCCGTCGGGGAGGCGGTTGGAGAAAATGCGAAAGAGCTGATGGCAAAGGAATGCGAATGGCAGCGGGACCAGCTTCCCGACGACATTCGCGAACTTGTCCTGGACGATCAGAAATTACGAAATCACCTTTGCTGGTTTGTTTTCGCCTGCTGA